GACCCTGGGAGCCTGCTTACCAAGTCTCCAAATTGCCACCGGCTGCCCGCTCTGTATTTCTAAGGTATCTTCACTATCCATTATTAATAATGCGTCAACAATAGCCTCAAAATCATCCCAGGACCTAGCAGCCTTACCAGTGCCACCGTAGACGATTAGGTTCTTAGGGTCCTTAGCAACCATGGGGTCTAAAACGTGAAACAGCATCCTAAGGGGACCCTCCAATTGCCAATCCCTACTATGCACATGGAGTTCAAGTCCCTTAATAGCCTTAACAGTTCTTGTTTCAGGATCATAGTAGCCTGCTGAGATTAACTCCTCAATAGGCCTGCCCCTATACCTCTGAGGTACAGACATATTAATATTTCATCTAATCTAAACTTAAAAACATTACCATATAGAGTAAAACTTTAAAACAATACATGTCACACCCCGCAGTGGGGGCAAGTAATATTACGGAGCAGGGTGTGTTTAATTGGCGTAATGTAATTGGTTCAATGCTTGGCTGGGGGTTAGATGCTTATGATTTCGTAGCCTATAGTTTCGTAGCACCCATTATTAAGGGCTTATTCTTCGGCCAGTTAGGTAACCTGGGGTCAATGTTAGCCACATTAGCCGTCTTCAGCATCTCCCTAGTAGTTAGGCCACTTGGTGGTGTATTCTTCGGTAACATATCGGATAAGATAGGTAGGCGTTACGTGCTGTACATTACGATGCTTGGCGCTGGCTTATCAAGCTTCCTAATGGGCTTCCTACCAACCTACGCCCAGGCAGGATTAGCCGCAATAATACTACTACTCATCCTAAGGTTTGCGGTTGGCTTCTTCCTGGGAGGTGAATACTCTTCCAGTGGCATAATGAGCGTGGAAAGCGTGACTAAGTGGAGGGGGTTGGCTAGTGGTATTATGCAGGCCGGGTTCGATATAGGTATATTTGGGGTTACCTTCACGTACACTATTGTTGCAACATACCTACCCCAGAGCGCAATGGCCACAATAGGTTGGAGGATAGTCTTCTGGAGTGGTATAGTGACAACCATAGTGGCCTTCATCTTTAGGAGGAGGTTCCTAACGGAATCACCTGAATGGGAGAAGACCGAGAAGGTTGAGAGCCCGTACAAGTCATTATTTAGGAACTACTGGTTACCAATGTTAACAATACTCTTAGCAACAATGGGTTTCCTGTACGAGTACTACGTTATGCTTGAGTTATCACCATTCATTCTTCAAAATGTCTTGAACTACCCAGACAAATTAGCTGGCTTAATCTTAACAGTTCTTTCTGCGAGTGATGCAGTGGGCAGTGTGTTTGGTGGCGTACTCGTTGATTGGTTAAGGAGCTCCAAGAACGCTCTCCTAGTTGCCTCAATATCAATACTAGTGTTGATTTACCCAACCATGTATGGTGTATTAATAGTCGGTAACGGTTGGCTAGTGCTCCTATGGGACTTCCTAGCAGTACTGCCTGTCGGGGTTATGCAAGTTTACATTAGGGACCTATTACCTGCCAACGTAAGATCCACTGGTGCTGGTTTAGGGTATAATGGTGGAACCTGGTTGGCTGCCTGGGCCGCAATAATAGCCACATTAATGGCATCGGCATCAACTAAGCCTCAACCATGGTTACCCTCAATAACCATAAACACGCTAATAGGGGTTGTGCTGATGATAGCGAGTTTCGTATTAGCCACTAAGGTAACTAAATCATTAACCTCAAAGTAACCAACCCTACACCTCTTCAAATCAATTAATTGTTAATATAAGTTCCATTAGAATATTCATGAGGACTAAGCACTACTGACGGCTCCCCAGTCTTAGGGGGTTCCGCTTGTGGAGTGACTTAAACCTGCAGAGCCACATCCAATACCCTTAGCATAGGCTAAGAGCGAGGTGAGGTAATGAGGCAGGAAATCAGCATTGAAAAGGCAAGGTAACTTGCAAACAGTTTGTATGGTTAAAAATAACGAATGTTATTTAGGTAATGTAG
This Caldivirga sp. DNA region includes the following protein-coding sequences:
- a CDS encoding MFS transporter codes for the protein MGASNITEQGVFNWRNVIGSMLGWGLDAYDFVAYSFVAPIIKGLFFGQLGNLGSMLATLAVFSISLVVRPLGGVFFGNISDKIGRRYVLYITMLGAGLSSFLMGFLPTYAQAGLAAIILLLILRFAVGFFLGGEYSSSGIMSVESVTKWRGLASGIMQAGFDIGIFGVTFTYTIVATYLPQSAMATIGWRIVFWSGIVTTIVAFIFRRRFLTESPEWEKTEKVESPYKSLFRNYWLPMLTILLATMGFLYEYYVMLELSPFILQNVLNYPDKLAGLILTVLSASDAVGSVFGGVLVDWLRSSKNALLVASISILVLIYPTMYGVLIVGNGWLVLLWDFLAVLPVGVMQVYIRDLLPANVRSTGAGLGYNGGTWLAAWAAIIATLMASASTKPQPWLPSITINTLIGVVLMIASFVLATKVTKSLTSK